Proteins encoded within one genomic window of Jiangella mangrovi:
- a CDS encoding Lrp/AsnC ligand binding domain-containing protein has product MVVQAYILIQTEVGKAAEVARKIAEIDGVTLAEDVTGPYDVIVRAEAGNVDDLGKLVVAKVQTVDGITRTLTCPVVHI; this is encoded by the coding sequence GTGGTCGTACAGGCTTACATCCTCATCCAGACCGAGGTGGGCAAGGCCGCCGAGGTGGCCCGCAAGATCGCCGAGATCGACGGTGTCACACTCGCCGAGGACGTCACCGGCCCGTACGACGTCATCGTGCGCGCCGAGGCCGGCAACGTCGACGACCTGGGGAAGCTCGTGGTCGCGAAGGTGCAGACGGTCGACGGCATCACCCGCACCCTCACGTGCCCCGTCGTCCACATCTGA
- a CDS encoding NAD(P)H-dependent glycerol-3-phosphate dehydrogenase, which translates to MTRATVFGAGSWGTAFALVLADAGADVTMWGRRPELCEAINDTHVNPDYLPGVELPPVIRATHDPAEAAHRADLVVLAVPSQSLRANLAEWAPVLPPSSALVSLMKGVELGTAKRMSEVIDDVTDAGPKRIAAVSGPNLAGEIAQRQPAASVVAAESEELAQQIQRACHSPHFRPYTNHDLVGAELGGAVKNVIALGVGIAVGLGFGDNARASVITRGLAETARLGAALGADAYTFSGLAGLGDLVATCMSPLSRNRSFGEKLGRGMTVAEIVAGTRQVAEGVKSCESILDLAGRHGVDMPIVEHVTGVVRGELTPAAMLGSLLSRSAKPERHGH; encoded by the coding sequence GTGACCCGCGCCACCGTCTTCGGGGCGGGCTCGTGGGGGACGGCGTTCGCCCTGGTCCTCGCCGACGCGGGCGCGGACGTGACCATGTGGGGCCGCCGGCCCGAGCTGTGCGAGGCCATCAACGACACCCACGTCAACCCCGACTACCTGCCCGGCGTCGAGCTGCCGCCGGTCATCCGGGCCACCCACGATCCCGCCGAGGCCGCCCACCGCGCCGACCTCGTCGTGCTGGCCGTGCCGTCGCAGTCGCTGCGTGCCAACCTCGCCGAGTGGGCGCCGGTGCTGCCGCCGTCGTCGGCCCTCGTCAGCCTGATGAAGGGGGTCGAGCTCGGCACCGCGAAGCGGATGAGCGAGGTCATCGACGACGTCACCGACGCCGGCCCGAAGCGCATCGCAGCGGTGTCCGGGCCGAACCTCGCCGGCGAGATCGCCCAGCGCCAGCCGGCCGCCAGCGTCGTCGCCGCGGAGTCCGAAGAGCTGGCCCAGCAGATCCAGAGGGCCTGCCACTCGCCGCACTTCCGCCCGTACACCAACCACGACCTCGTCGGCGCGGAGCTCGGCGGCGCCGTCAAGAACGTCATCGCGCTCGGCGTCGGCATCGCCGTCGGGCTCGGGTTCGGCGACAACGCCCGCGCCAGCGTCATCACCCGCGGGCTGGCCGAGACCGCCCGGCTCGGGGCCGCGCTGGGCGCCGACGCGTACACGTTCTCGGGGCTGGCCGGGCTCGGCGACCTCGTCGCGACCTGCATGTCGCCGCTGTCGCGCAACCGCTCGTTCGGCGAGAAGCTGGGCCGCGGCATGACGGTCGCCGAGATCGTCGCCGGCACCCGGCAGGTCGCCGAGGGGGTCAAGTCCTGCGAGTCGATCCTCGACCTCGCCGGCCGCCACGGCGTCGACATGCCGATCGTCGAGCACGTCACCGGAGTGGTCCGCGGCGAACTGACGCCGGCCGCCATGCTGGGGTCGCTGCTGTCCCGATCGGCCAAGCCCGAGCGTCACGGGCACTGA
- a CDS encoding DUF3515 family protein: MPRRPHLTLRALLLTTVATGSAALAGCGYGAVEVTPHEPEPGSADVCAALQDALPDTVDDAVRRDVDPSSEYVAAWGQPAIVLRCGVPMPASYRPDSQLFEIDGVGWLPDEGDGGTFFTSADREILVEVAVPDDYAPEANVLADLAPAILDTVPERELQ; the protein is encoded by the coding sequence GTGCCCCGTCGTCCACATCTGACCCTCCGAGCCCTCCTGCTCACGACGGTCGCGACGGGGTCGGCGGCGCTGGCCGGCTGCGGGTACGGCGCCGTCGAGGTGACGCCGCACGAGCCCGAGCCCGGCAGCGCCGACGTGTGCGCGGCGCTGCAGGACGCCCTGCCCGACACCGTCGACGACGCCGTCCGCCGCGACGTCGACCCGTCCTCGGAGTACGTCGCCGCCTGGGGGCAGCCGGCCATCGTGCTGCGCTGCGGCGTCCCGATGCCGGCGTCGTACCGCCCTGACTCCCAGCTGTTCGAGATCGACGGCGTCGGCTGGCTGCCCGACGAGGGCGACGGCGGCACCTTCTTCACCTCCGCCGACCGCGAGATCCTGGTCGAGGTCGCCGTCCCCGACGACTACGCCCCCGAGGCGAACGTGCTGGCCGACCTCGCGCCGGCCATCCTCGACACCGTCCCGGAGCGGGAGCTGCAGTAA
- a CDS encoding GNAT family N-acetyltransferase, with amino-acid sequence MPEPTSLTTDRLILRPIEPRDADAWATMNADPAVMEHFTTGPLDRAAADRMLARMREQHLSEGFGLAAVERTSDGVFLGFTGIHRHPWFPGEVEIGWRLARHAWGHGYATEAATAWMAHAFRELGLPRLISITVPANQRSIAVMRRLGFTLWQETTHDGLDLVVYARDND; translated from the coding sequence GTGCCTGAGCCCACGAGCCTCACGACCGACCGCCTGATCCTCCGCCCCATCGAGCCGCGCGACGCCGACGCGTGGGCCACCATGAACGCCGACCCGGCCGTCATGGAGCACTTCACCACCGGACCCCTGGACCGTGCCGCCGCCGACCGCATGCTCGCCAGGATGCGCGAGCAGCACCTGAGTGAGGGGTTCGGGCTGGCGGCCGTCGAGCGGACGTCCGACGGCGTGTTCCTCGGTTTCACCGGCATCCACCGGCACCCTTGGTTTCCCGGCGAGGTCGAGATCGGCTGGCGGCTGGCCCGGCACGCGTGGGGCCACGGCTACGCCACCGAGGCCGCGACGGCGTGGATGGCGCACGCCTTCCGCGAGCTCGGCCTGCCCCGGCTCATCTCCATCACCGTGCCCGCGAACCAGAGGTCGATCGCCGTCATGCGCCGGCTCGGTTTCACGCTCTGGCAGGAGACGACGCACGACGGCCTCGACCTCGTCGTGTACGCGCGCGACAACGACTAG
- a CDS encoding 1-acyl-sn-glycerol-3-phosphate acyltransferase, whose translation MAGPSANGPAGVGFAFKFIATLLRPFLMAFTRQNWRGGEHIPPAGTGVVVAGNHISHFDPLSFAHFLWDNGRATRYLAKSGVFRVPVFGRLITAAGQIPVYRESRDASQAYRAAVAAVDAGELVAIYPEGTISRDPGLWPMVGKTGAARVALETGCDVIPVAQWGANHVLAPYSKRIRLLPRKTMSVTAGPPVDLDDLRGKPVDAVALRIATDRIMAAITAQLAEIRGEIAPAERFDPKAVGLPPVGDPKHQPDQREDQPAVQPRETEEQP comes from the coding sequence GTGGCGGGACCGAGTGCGAACGGGCCGGCGGGGGTGGGGTTCGCGTTCAAGTTCATCGCAACCCTGCTCCGTCCCTTCCTCATGGCGTTCACCCGTCAGAACTGGCGCGGCGGCGAGCACATTCCGCCGGCCGGCACCGGGGTGGTCGTCGCGGGCAACCACATCTCGCACTTCGACCCGCTCTCGTTCGCGCACTTCCTGTGGGACAACGGCCGGGCCACCCGGTACCTCGCCAAGTCCGGCGTGTTCCGGGTTCCGGTCTTCGGCCGGCTCATCACGGCCGCCGGGCAGATCCCGGTCTACCGCGAGTCGCGCGACGCGTCGCAGGCGTACCGGGCCGCGGTCGCCGCCGTCGACGCCGGCGAGCTGGTCGCGATCTACCCCGAGGGCACCATCTCGCGTGATCCCGGCCTCTGGCCCATGGTCGGCAAGACGGGGGCGGCGCGGGTCGCGCTCGAGACCGGCTGCGACGTCATCCCCGTCGCGCAGTGGGGCGCCAACCACGTGCTGGCGCCGTACTCCAAGCGCATCCGGCTGCTTCCGCGCAAGACCATGTCGGTGACGGCCGGGCCGCCGGTCGACCTCGACGACCTGCGCGGCAAACCGGTCGACGCCGTCGCCCTGCGCATCGCGACCGACCGCATCATGGCCGCCATCACCGCGCAGCTGGCCGAGATCCGCGGCGAGATCGCGCCGGCCGAGCGGTTCGACCCCAAGGCCGTCGGGCTGCCACCGGTCGGCGACCCCAAACACCAGCCCGACCAGCGCGAGGACCAGCCCGCAGTGCAGCCGCGCGAGACCGAGGAGCAGCCGTGA
- a CDS encoding D-alanine--D-alanine ligase family protein, producing MNATQDRRIRVAVVYGGRSSEHEISCVTAGGVLAALDPRRYEVLPIGITTSGRWVLTGGDPGSLAIGTGGRMPQVDDAGGTVVLPGRGELAVQSPGQVPRALGEVDVVFPLLHGPYGEDGTIQGLLELADVRYVGSGVLASAVGMDKHVMKLLLAGAGLPVTRHVLVRPSAWEPQRDRVVAEVEEQFGYPVFVKPARAGSSMGVSKVRSAEELEAAVLAAREHDPKVLIEEAVVGREVECGVLEGPAGGEPEASVVGEIRLGSAHEMYDFQAKYLPGDDVGLDIPADLPADVAERVRRMSVDAFQALSCESLARVDFFLREDGSLLVNELNTMPGFTPTSMFPQLWAKTGIDYPSLVDRLVDTALRRPTGLR from the coding sequence ATGAACGCCACGCAGGACCGCCGCATCAGGGTCGCCGTCGTCTACGGGGGCCGCAGTTCCGAGCACGAGATCTCGTGCGTCACGGCCGGGGGAGTGCTCGCCGCCCTCGACCCGCGCCGCTACGAGGTGCTCCCCATCGGCATCACCACCTCCGGCCGCTGGGTGCTGACCGGCGGCGATCCCGGGTCGCTGGCCATCGGCACCGGCGGGCGCATGCCGCAGGTCGACGACGCCGGCGGCACCGTGGTGCTGCCCGGACGGGGTGAGCTGGCGGTCCAGTCGCCGGGCCAGGTCCCGCGCGCCCTCGGCGAGGTCGACGTCGTGTTCCCGCTGCTGCACGGCCCGTACGGCGAGGACGGCACCATCCAGGGGCTGCTCGAGCTGGCCGACGTCCGCTACGTCGGCTCCGGCGTGCTGGCCTCGGCCGTCGGCATGGACAAGCACGTCATGAAGCTGCTGCTGGCCGGCGCCGGGCTGCCCGTCACCCGGCACGTCCTGGTGCGCCCGTCGGCCTGGGAGCCGCAGCGCGACCGCGTCGTCGCCGAGGTCGAGGAGCAGTTCGGGTACCCCGTCTTCGTCAAGCCGGCGCGGGCGGGATCGAGCATGGGCGTCAGCAAGGTCCGTTCGGCCGAGGAGCTCGAGGCCGCCGTCCTGGCCGCCCGCGAGCACGACCCCAAGGTGCTGATCGAAGAGGCCGTCGTCGGCCGCGAGGTCGAGTGCGGCGTGCTCGAGGGCCCGGCCGGCGGCGAGCCCGAGGCCAGCGTTGTCGGCGAGATCCGCCTCGGCTCCGCGCACGAGATGTACGACTTCCAGGCCAAGTACCTGCCCGGCGACGACGTCGGACTCGACATCCCCGCCGACCTGCCCGCCGACGTCGCCGAGCGGGTGCGCCGGATGTCCGTCGACGCGTTCCAGGCGCTGTCCTGCGAGAGCCTCGCCCGGGTCGACTTCTTCCTGCGCGAGGACGGGTCGCTGCTGGTCAACGAGCTGAACACGATGCCGGGCTTCACGCCGACGTCGATGTTCCCGCAGCTGTGGGCGAAGACCGGCATCGACTACCCGTCGCTGGTGGACCGCCTCGTCGACACCGCGCTGCGGCGGCCGACGGGGCTGCGCTAG
- the rpmB gene encoding 50S ribosomal protein L28: MAATCDVCGKGPGFGNSISHSHRRTPRRWNPNIQTVRTVVGGTPKRLNVCTSCLKAGKVARR; the protein is encoded by the coding sequence GTGGCTGCCACCTGCGATGTCTGCGGCAAGGGCCCGGGCTTCGGCAACTCGATCTCGCACTCGCACCGCCGGACCCCGCGTCGCTGGAACCCGAACATCCAGACCGTTCGTACGGTCGTCGGGGGCACCCCGAAGCGGCTGAACGTCTGCACCTCGTGCCTCAAGGCCGGCAAGGTCGCCCGCCGCTGA
- a CDS encoding thiamine-phosphate kinase, translating to MPDSVGELGEFGLIGAVTARLPQGPDVLLGPGDDSAVVAAPDGRVVVTTDLLVENRHFRRDWSDAVDIGHKAAAQNLSDIEAMGARPTSLVVGLGVPADLPVSWALGLASGLGDEAALVGASVVGGDVVRSPLVVVSVTALGSLDGGPAVTRSGARPGDVVAVCGRLGWAEAGYQVLSRGFRTPRAVVEAHRRPAVPYGAGVEAASLGATAMCDVSDGLLGDLGHVAVASGVVIDVSASAVTVAPQLKEVASALGADPLSWVLTGGDDNALVACFPAEVSLPERWTVIGVVSSGEPGVTVDGASYGSAGGHDHFAGS from the coding sequence ATGCCCGACAGCGTTGGCGAGTTGGGAGAGTTCGGCCTCATCGGTGCCGTCACCGCACGGCTGCCGCAGGGCCCGGACGTCCTGCTCGGTCCCGGCGACGACTCCGCCGTGGTCGCCGCGCCGGACGGCCGTGTCGTCGTCACCACCGACCTGCTGGTCGAGAACCGGCACTTCCGCCGCGACTGGTCCGACGCCGTCGACATCGGTCACAAGGCGGCCGCCCAGAACCTCTCCGACATCGAGGCGATGGGCGCCCGCCCGACGTCGCTGGTGGTGGGGCTGGGGGTGCCGGCCGACCTCCCGGTGTCGTGGGCGCTGGGACTGGCTTCCGGTCTGGGCGACGAGGCCGCGCTGGTGGGAGCGTCGGTGGTGGGCGGCGACGTGGTCCGCTCACCCCTGGTGGTGGTGTCGGTGACCGCTTTGGGGTCGTTGGACGGTGGTCCTGCGGTGACGCGGTCGGGGGCGCGGCCCGGCGACGTCGTCGCAGTGTGCGGGCGGCTGGGCTGGGCGGAGGCCGGCTACCAGGTGCTGAGTCGCGGCTTCCGCACCCCTCGCGCCGTCGTCGAGGCGCACCGGCGGCCCGCGGTCCCGTACGGGGCGGGGGTCGAGGCTGCGTCGTTGGGAGCGACGGCGATGTGCGACGTGTCGGACGGGCTGTTGGGGGATCTGGGGCACGTGGCGGTCGCCAGCGGGGTGGTGATCGACGTGTCGGCGTCGGCGGTGACGGTGGCGCCGCAGTTGAAGGAGGTCGCGTCGGCGCTCGGGGCCGATCCGCTCTCCTGGGTGCTGACCGGTGGTGACGACAACGCGCTGGTGGCGTGCTTCCCGGCGGAGGTGTCGCTGCCCGAGCGGTGGACGGTGATCGGGGTCGTGTCGTCCGGTGAGCCGGGGGTGACGGTCGATGGTGCGTCGTATGGGTCGGCCGGGGGGCATGACCACTTCGCCGGGTCGTGA